The genomic segment TGGTCGTACTCGCCGTCCTTGGCCGACAGCATCAGCACGGGCACCCAGTTCTGCTCGGCCCGCAGCTGCCGCACCACCCGATAACCGCTCAGCCTGGGCAGCATCACGTCCAGGATCATGGCGTCGTAGCCGCCGTGCCGGGCCAGTTCAAGCCCGTCCTGGCCGTCGCCCGACACATCGACCGCGAAGCCCTCGGCCTGCAGTCCGCGCTGCAACGCGGCCGCAAGCCGCGCTTCGTCCTCCACCACCAGCAACCGCACCTCATTACCTTTGCATGCGGGGGGCAACCCTTAGGGGCGGCTCTCAGCCCGGTCACAGGGGTGATGACGCACTCTGGTGACAGATCAACGGGAGGTGGACATCGTGTCCGTGTTCAGGTCAAGGTCGGCACTTCGGTGGCTCGTGCCGTCGGCCGCAGCCGTCGTCGTCATCGGCGGCGGCGCGGCGGCGGGGACGATCATCGCCAGCGCCGACCCCGCGCTGCCCGAGCGCAGCGCCGCGCAACTCCTCGTCGACCTGCAGAACGCCAAGGTCGACGGGCTCAGCGGCACCATCGTGCAGAGCTCCGATCTGGGGCTGCCCCAGATCGCCGGGCTCACCGACGACGCGTCGAGCCAGCTGGGCCTGGCCAGCCTCGTCGCCGGCAGCAACACCGCACGGGTCTGGTACGCCGGTGAGGACAAGGCCCGGATCGCGCTGCTGGGCACCCAGGGCGAGACCGACGTCATCCGCAACGGCCCGGATGTGTGGTTCTGGCAGTCGCAGGAGAGCGCGGCCACGCACCTCAAGGTGCCGGCGGGCGCGGAGCGCAAGAAGCCGGAAGCCCTGCCGTCCGGCATCCCGTCCTCGCCGCAGGAGGCCGCGGACGCGGCGCTGGCGGCGATCGACGACACCACCGCGGTGACGACGACCGGCGCGGCCAAGGTGGCCGACCGCGACGCGTACGAGCTGGTGCTCAGCCCCAAGGCGCAGCAGTCGCTGATCGGTCAGGTGCGCCTGGCCGTCGACGCCGAGAAGCACATCCCGCTGCGTGTCGACGTGTACGCGAAGAACGCCACCAGCCCGGCCTTCCGGGTGGCGTTCCAGCAGATCAGCTTTGACACGCCCGACGCACAGCAGTTCGTGTTCAACCCGCCGCCGGGCACCAAGGTGACCGAGGCGAACTCCGGCCAGATCGAGAAGGACATCGAGAAGTCGGCGCAGAAGCACACGCCCGCCGAGGTCGAAAAGGCCAAGGGCGAGGGTGTGAAGGTGATCGGCGAGGGCT from the Paractinoplanes abujensis genome contains:
- a CDS encoding LolA family protein, which gives rise to MSVFRSRSALRWLVPSAAAVVVIGGGAAAGTIIASADPALPERSAAQLLVDLQNAKVDGLSGTIVQSSDLGLPQIAGLTDDASSQLGLASLVAGSNTARVWYAGEDKARIALLGTQGETDVIRNGPDVWFWQSQESAATHLKVPAGAERKKPEALPSGIPSSPQEAADAALAAIDDTTAVTTTGAAKVADRDAYELVLSPKAQQSLIGQVRLAVDAEKHIPLRVDVYAKNATSPAFRVAFQQISFDTPDAQQFVFNPPPGTKVTEANSGQIEKDIEKSAQKHTPAEVEKAKGEGVKVIGEGWASVVTATLPKTDAADGEKPAQVEGLLGALPEASGSWGKGRIFAGSLFSVLLTDDGRVFAGAVAPETLYEAAAKK